In Streptomyces puniciscabiei, a single genomic region encodes these proteins:
- a CDS encoding AIPR family protein yields MSEQDLAEYSRSLVADVQATADAEGTTTPEAFTHRVLFDLEKAGVVSNTFSAYHKAHGHEVHAYGIGEAGESLDLFLTDFHLAPLETKLTKAQTETSFKRLLTFARRCQEGLQQHIDESFDVYDMCEAVEKALTEVQRIRLFLLSNRVATTVEVPPTHFDGLPVVHEVWDLARLHRHETSGSLSEPIVVPFTPPLPCVSAPSSERDHSVVLAVIPGELLAELYAEHGTRLLELNVRSFLQARGSVNRGIRETLLHAPGRFLAYNNGITATASQVDFVTGPDGEPTHISRVHGLQIVNGGQTTASLHYARSRDKADLSQVRVQMKLTEVSPERLTEIVPKISEYSNTQNRVTQVDFSSNHEYHVAIQRITRSLWAPAADGSGQETHWFYERARGQYTDELAKARTPARQRQFKRINPTKKRFTKADLAKFVHSWIQLPHLVSRGAQKNFVEFMLRIDEAPPRVDIQYCQRVIAMAILFKAVDQVAAGHGAGSHKSLVTTYTMARLSLATKQRIDLDRIWREQGISAALEAAVDDLCPRVMEAVTNPLEGNHVGEWAKKVGCWDAVSRVRWAVPDALAAELLDLPLDEAALAGGSPDAEGAVEELLVVPTGEWYALERWAKETHNLEPWQRQLAQSVGRRMENGQEVPETQALQALHARSEALRLGFTPAQ; encoded by the coding sequence ATGAGTGAGCAGGACCTGGCCGAGTACTCCCGGAGCCTCGTCGCTGACGTTCAGGCGACCGCGGACGCCGAGGGAACGACAACTCCGGAGGCGTTCACACACAGGGTCCTGTTCGACCTGGAGAAGGCCGGCGTCGTCTCCAACACCTTCAGCGCGTACCACAAGGCCCACGGTCACGAGGTCCATGCGTACGGCATCGGAGAGGCGGGTGAGTCCTTGGACCTCTTCCTCACCGATTTCCACCTGGCCCCGCTGGAGACGAAACTCACCAAGGCCCAGACCGAAACCTCGTTCAAACGGCTGTTGACCTTCGCACGTCGTTGCCAGGAGGGCCTGCAGCAACATATTGACGAGTCCTTCGACGTGTACGACATGTGCGAGGCGGTCGAGAAGGCCCTGACCGAGGTGCAGAGGATCAGGCTCTTCCTCCTCAGCAACCGCGTCGCCACGACCGTGGAGGTCCCACCCACCCACTTCGACGGCCTCCCGGTCGTCCACGAGGTGTGGGACCTGGCGCGGCTGCACCGTCACGAGACGTCGGGATCGCTCAGCGAGCCCATCGTGGTTCCCTTCACGCCTCCGCTGCCCTGCGTTTCCGCTCCGAGTTCGGAGCGGGACCATTCCGTCGTGCTCGCTGTGATACCCGGAGAGTTGCTGGCGGAGCTGTACGCGGAGCACGGGACACGGCTTCTCGAACTCAATGTGCGTTCGTTCCTGCAGGCCCGTGGTTCCGTGAACCGAGGCATCCGGGAGACCCTGTTGCACGCGCCCGGCCGCTTCCTGGCCTACAACAACGGGATCACGGCAACGGCCTCCCAGGTCGACTTCGTGACAGGCCCGGACGGAGAGCCGACCCACATCTCCCGCGTACACGGCCTCCAGATCGTCAACGGCGGGCAGACCACGGCGTCACTCCACTATGCCCGGTCACGGGACAAGGCCGACTTGTCCCAGGTCCGGGTCCAGATGAAGTTGACGGAGGTCTCGCCCGAGCGTCTCACCGAGATTGTTCCCAAGATCTCGGAGTACTCGAACACGCAGAACCGGGTGACCCAGGTCGACTTCAGCTCGAACCACGAGTATCACGTGGCGATCCAGCGGATCACCCGTTCCCTCTGGGCTCCCGCAGCCGACGGCAGTGGTCAGGAGACCCACTGGTTCTACGAGCGGGCACGCGGCCAGTACACGGACGAGCTCGCCAAAGCCCGTACGCCTGCCCGACAACGCCAGTTCAAGAGGATCAATCCGACGAAGAAGAGGTTCACCAAGGCCGATCTGGCGAAGTTCGTCCACTCGTGGATCCAGCTGCCCCACCTGGTGAGTCGGGGTGCACAGAAGAACTTTGTCGAGTTCATGCTGCGTATCGACGAGGCGCCACCACGTGTCGACATCCAGTACTGCCAGCGGGTGATCGCAATGGCGATCCTGTTCAAGGCCGTGGACCAGGTTGCCGCCGGCCATGGAGCGGGCAGTCACAAGAGCCTTGTGACGACGTACACGATGGCGAGGCTGTCCCTGGCCACCAAGCAGCGGATCGACCTTGACCGGATCTGGCGTGAGCAGGGGATCTCCGCCGCCCTGGAAGCCGCGGTGGACGATCTGTGCCCCCGCGTCATGGAGGCGGTGACGAACCCGCTGGAGGGCAACCACGTGGGCGAGTGGGCCAAGAAGGTGGGGTGTTGGGACGCCGTTTCACGAGTGCGCTGGGCGGTCCCCGATGCCCTGGCGGCCGAACTCCTGGACCTGCCCCTGGACGAAGCAGCACTGGCCGGCGGCAGCCCGGACGCCGAGGGGGCGGTCGAGGAACTCCTGGTTGTGCCAACCGGCGAGTGGTACGCGCTGGAGCGGTGGGCCAAGGAGACGCACAACCTCGAACCCTGGCAGAGGCAGCTGGCCCAGTCCGTCGGGAGACGGATGGAGAACGGCCAAGAGGTGCCCGAGACACAAGCACTCCAGGCCCTTCACGCGCGTAGCGAGGCTCTGCGCCTGGGGTTCACTCCTGCTCAGTGA
- a CDS encoding very short patch repair endonuclease, giving the protein MSGGGLTPDRGWVATPEGEHLRGRRVRDTRPEVALRKAVHRLGLRFRLHQRVAPRCTADFVLPRYHVAVFVDGCFWHGCPKHGPKVFRGPNAERWTDKIETNRARDRRNTEAAEAAGWTVLRVWECEVKASPAAAALMVAERCPAPTRVTGQEQAADRASHSEHP; this is encoded by the coding sequence ATGAGTGGAGGAGGGCTGACGCCGGACCGTGGGTGGGTCGCCACTCCGGAGGGTGAGCACCTTCGCGGCCGGCGCGTGAGGGACACCAGGCCGGAGGTGGCCCTCAGGAAGGCGGTGCACCGGCTGGGCCTCAGGTTCCGCCTTCACCAGAGGGTGGCTCCCAGGTGCACGGCCGACTTCGTGCTTCCCAGATACCACGTGGCCGTCTTTGTTGACGGCTGCTTCTGGCACGGCTGCCCGAAGCACGGCCCCAAGGTGTTCCGCGGACCGAACGCCGAGCGTTGGACGGACAAGATCGAGACCAACAGGGCCCGAGACAGACGCAACACGGAAGCAGCGGAGGCCGCCGGATGGACCGTGCTCCGGGTCTGGGAGTGCGAGGTCAAGGCCAGTCCAGCGGCGGCAGCACTCATGGTTGCCGAGCGGTGTCCGGCTCCTACTCGCGTGACTGGGCAGGAACAGGCTGCCGACCGTGCGTCCCACTCAGAGCATCCGTGA
- a CDS encoding Z1 domain-containing protein, which produces MSSTPDEPLAKAKRLVRSFLPQDRQPSPDEVQIAVNAIFGMLAAQGETLDRDQLAKEIEAMITVFQERSLGLVDPKGHEPWLPEAKNNRSWDFWERYRWFLEDVEDLPLSVVRRLDQTSDEVLSQLEDPRRPGPWRRKGLVIGQVQSGKTGQYIGLASKAVDAGYKLVVVLAGIHNDLRSQTQLRIDEGLLGFDTQHQMRSNENGDSRTIGAGLMPLQGKKLDIASPTNSSEKGDFGRQAAATINFPLGSFPVVLVVKKHWKILEYLRRWVTDVQGTEGENGRKIVRDVPLLVIDDEADNASINTVRDPDDDPTRTNRAIRDLINSFDRAAYVGYTATPFANIYIDPDADHDEVGGDLFPESFIRSLPSPSNYLGPERVFGLQVDDEDEEDVDPLPLVRHVNDSDSWLPSRHKAGDRPRGDLPRSLREAVASFVLSCAARRARGQVRVHNSMLVHVTRFTAVQSLVREQVEDHLHFLVDSLRDRYGKGPKLLAEFQELWERDFVPTTAHFPADEAEPLTWEQVSTELLDAIRKIQVKAVNGTSRDALDYYDNRKDGLSVIAIGGQKLSRGLTLSGLTVSYYLRWANTYDTLLQMGRWFGYRPGYEDLCRLYTTPAVEDAYVEVTAATDELRREVEEMATLGLTPRQFGLKVRSSSLGLMVTAANKMRQSERILLSYSGEGPETVIFNLADRAVKRNFKSLEDLVRHLDGITDPETAVSGGTVMWRGVPPEVVSEFVASYETDRMAQRVRPRLIAKYIEQCAKVGELGNWTVCLVGKSAATHVDVAGHSVGPVTRAPLNPEFRAEGRYTIRRVLSPRDEGLDLDEAQLEAARAAAGKAAKQKEKTSVPKHPSGPYLRRQRRPDQALLLIYPIEVPGSEDDSPELPLVGFQVSFPYSRNQSKTEYVANSIYLQEDIYALDEEDEA; this is translated from the coding sequence GTGAGCTCCACCCCCGACGAACCCCTCGCAAAGGCGAAGCGGTTGGTACGCAGCTTCCTGCCACAGGACCGGCAGCCCAGCCCGGACGAGGTGCAGATCGCGGTCAACGCGATCTTCGGCATGCTGGCCGCACAGGGGGAAACTCTGGACCGGGACCAGCTGGCCAAGGAGATCGAGGCCATGATCACGGTGTTCCAGGAGCGTTCCCTGGGACTCGTTGACCCCAAGGGGCACGAGCCCTGGCTCCCTGAGGCGAAGAACAACCGTTCCTGGGATTTCTGGGAGCGATACCGCTGGTTCCTCGAGGATGTCGAGGACCTGCCGCTTTCGGTCGTGCGACGGCTGGACCAGACCTCGGACGAGGTCTTGAGTCAACTGGAGGATCCGCGGCGGCCTGGCCCCTGGCGCCGCAAGGGGCTCGTGATCGGCCAGGTGCAGTCAGGCAAGACCGGACAGTACATCGGACTCGCTTCCAAGGCGGTTGACGCGGGCTACAAGCTCGTCGTTGTTCTCGCTGGCATCCACAACGACCTCCGGAGCCAGACGCAACTGCGCATAGACGAGGGCCTGCTGGGCTTCGACACCCAGCACCAGATGCGCTCCAACGAGAACGGGGACTCCCGCACCATCGGTGCTGGACTCATGCCGCTGCAGGGCAAGAAGCTCGACATCGCGTCTCCGACGAACAGCTCCGAGAAGGGAGACTTCGGACGCCAGGCCGCAGCCACGATCAACTTCCCGCTCGGCAGCTTTCCTGTAGTGCTCGTCGTCAAGAAGCACTGGAAGATTCTCGAGTACCTGCGCAGGTGGGTGACCGACGTGCAGGGCACCGAGGGCGAGAACGGCCGCAAGATCGTGCGCGACGTTCCGCTCCTGGTCATCGACGACGAGGCCGACAACGCGTCGATCAACACGGTCCGCGATCCTGACGACGACCCCACCAGGACAAACAGGGCGATCCGAGACCTCATCAACAGTTTCGACAGGGCGGCGTACGTCGGGTACACGGCCACTCCGTTCGCCAACATCTACATCGACCCCGACGCAGACCACGACGAGGTGGGCGGGGATCTCTTCCCGGAGAGCTTCATCCGCAGCCTCCCCTCGCCCTCGAACTATCTCGGACCGGAGCGCGTGTTTGGACTCCAGGTGGATGACGAGGATGAGGAGGACGTGGATCCGTTGCCGCTGGTGCGTCACGTGAACGACTCCGACAGCTGGTTGCCGAGCCGGCACAAGGCCGGCGACAGGCCCCGTGGGGATCTCCCTCGGTCTCTACGTGAGGCCGTTGCGTCGTTCGTGCTCTCGTGCGCGGCTCGCCGGGCCAGGGGCCAGGTAAGGGTGCACAACTCCATGTTGGTGCACGTGACCCGGTTCACGGCTGTGCAGAGCCTTGTCCGCGAACAGGTGGAGGACCACCTGCACTTCCTTGTGGACTCGCTCCGTGACCGGTACGGGAAAGGGCCGAAGCTTCTTGCGGAGTTCCAGGAACTCTGGGAGCGCGACTTCGTTCCCACCACCGCGCACTTCCCGGCTGACGAGGCTGAACCTCTGACCTGGGAGCAGGTGTCGACGGAGCTTCTGGACGCGATCAGGAAGATCCAGGTCAAGGCGGTGAACGGCACTTCCCGGGACGCTCTCGACTACTACGACAACCGCAAGGACGGCCTCTCTGTCATCGCCATCGGCGGCCAGAAGCTGTCCCGGGGCCTCACGCTTTCAGGGCTCACGGTCAGTTACTACCTGCGCTGGGCCAACACGTACGACACGCTGCTCCAGATGGGCAGGTGGTTCGGGTACCGACCCGGGTACGAGGACCTGTGCAGGCTGTACACCACGCCTGCCGTCGAGGACGCCTACGTGGAGGTCACGGCTGCGACCGACGAACTACGCCGCGAGGTCGAGGAGATGGCCACGCTCGGTCTTACACCCCGGCAGTTCGGTCTGAAGGTCCGCTCGTCGTCGCTGGGGCTCATGGTCACTGCGGCGAACAAGATGAGGCAGAGTGAGAGGATCCTGCTCAGTTACTCCGGCGAGGGGCCGGAGACGGTGATCTTCAACCTTGCCGACCGAGCTGTGAAGCGTAACTTCAAGTCGCTCGAGGACCTGGTGCGGCACCTCGACGGCATCACGGACCCCGAAACGGCGGTCAGCGGCGGCACGGTGATGTGGCGGGGGGTACCGCCGGAAGTGGTCTCCGAGTTCGTGGCCTCCTACGAGACCGACCGCATGGCCCAGAGGGTCCGTCCCCGACTCATCGCAAAGTACATCGAACAGTGTGCCAAGGTGGGTGAGCTGGGCAACTGGACCGTCTGCCTGGTAGGCAAGTCGGCGGCCACTCACGTGGACGTCGCCGGGCATTCGGTCGGACCAGTTACGCGTGCCCCGCTCAACCCGGAGTTCAGAGCAGAGGGGCGGTACACGATCCGTCGTGTCCTCAGCCCGCGCGACGAGGGCCTCGACCTCGACGAAGCACAGCTTGAAGCGGCACGGGCGGCCGCTGGGAAGGCAGCGAAGCAGAAGGAGAAGACCTCGGTCCCGAAGCACCCGTCGGGTCCGTACCTCCGTCGTCAGCGACGTCCCGACCAAGCCCTGCTACTCATCTATCCCATTGAAGTACCGGGATCCGAGGACGACTCCCCGGAGCTGCCGCTGGTGGGCTTCCAGGTGAGCTTTCCCTACTCCCGTAACCAGTCGAAGACCGAGTACGTGGCGAACAGCATCTACCTGCAGGAGGACATCTACGCCCTCGACGAGGAGGACGAGGCGTGA
- a CDS encoding PD-(D/E)XK motif protein has product MTVTEEDWHELERPHDSPGRSSRRLHPDSPLDVFLSVAHPGGQRMLVLRADARSADHIVRSVGRLPRAAGIEMQLSAVSRLEYELQLVLTANDLREVFNPLVTDVADTARSAPAAADALTAAVSRFERWQDLLRTVGTDGLGAEARRGLYGELLVLGDHLLSTLSETEAVESWTGPTGANQDFQLPGVAIEVKASAAKHPRSVRIASERQLDDTGVPHLLLCMMVLDERRGGSGESLNHRVERVRGHLASAAARARFDGLLIQAGYLPGHHDLYDEPRYTVRDLRFWHVRDGFPRLVESDLPEGVSDCTYHVTVSGLDSYLASVDDVSMLIGGAHE; this is encoded by the coding sequence GTGACGGTCACCGAGGAGGACTGGCACGAGCTTGAGCGCCCTCACGACTCGCCAGGACGCTCCAGCCGTCGGTTGCATCCGGACTCCCCGCTGGACGTGTTCCTCTCCGTCGCCCATCCGGGGGGACAGCGCATGCTGGTACTCAGGGCCGACGCCCGCTCGGCAGACCACATCGTGCGTTCGGTTGGGCGACTGCCCCGGGCGGCCGGCATCGAGATGCAGCTGAGTGCGGTGTCCCGTCTCGAGTACGAGCTCCAGTTGGTCCTTACGGCGAACGACCTCCGGGAAGTGTTCAACCCACTCGTGACCGACGTTGCCGACACCGCGCGTTCAGCGCCGGCCGCTGCCGACGCTCTGACAGCCGCCGTGAGCAGGTTCGAGCGCTGGCAGGATCTCCTGCGCACGGTTGGCACGGACGGGCTGGGAGCGGAGGCGCGGAGGGGGCTCTACGGGGAACTTCTGGTGCTTGGTGACCACCTCCTGAGCACCCTGTCCGAGACCGAGGCTGTGGAGTCCTGGACGGGACCGACAGGCGCCAACCAGGACTTCCAGCTCCCTGGAGTCGCGATCGAGGTCAAGGCCAGTGCCGCGAAGCACCCCCGCAGCGTCCGCATAGCGAGTGAGCGACAGCTGGACGACACCGGTGTCCCGCACCTGCTGCTGTGCATGATGGTGCTCGACGAACGACGGGGTGGGTCCGGCGAGAGCCTGAACCATCGTGTGGAGCGCGTCCGGGGGCACCTTGCCAGCGCTGCTGCCAGGGCCCGATTCGACGGCCTGCTTATCCAGGCAGGATACCTGCCCGGACATCACGATCTCTATGACGAACCTCGATACACCGTTCGTGACCTACGCTTCTGGCACGTTCGGGATGGCTTTCCCAGGCTTGTCGAGTCGGACCTTCCCGAGGGCGTCAGCGACTGCACCTACCACGTGACCGTCTCGGGGTTGGACAGCTATCTGGCGTCAGTCGACGATGTGAGCATGTTGATCGGGGGAGCCCATGAGTGA
- the dcm gene encoding DNA (cytosine-5-)-methyltransferase: MQESHYGVPLERSDYLKLPRHRHSCRPERFAKWLEGYGKGRRLAVDLFSGAGGLSLGLQRAGWTTAAAVDFDERALETHAANFPGMSLHMDLGNPAERDRLEELLEPAKGKIDLVAGGPPCQPFSRAGRSKIRHLVEHHGRDPHDLRKELWSAYLDVIKRIRPRAVLMENVPDMGLGDDFFVVRVIEQQLEELGYATQVRLVDAWRYGVPQHRKRLILLARNDIERFEWQQEVAEDERTTLRHAIGDLPPLTVVPTERVGEREMAYGTPSEDLSDFAREMRKRAKREVVFDHMTRRVRPDDWVIFDSMDSDTLYSDIDPELQRYSAEHFTDKYKKLDWDDLSRSITAHIAKDGYWYIHPDQNRTLTVREAARVQTFPDRFRFAGTRSDAFRQIGNAVPPLLGKAAAEVLLPVEGCQAGEGGLQPRWRTAREDLTAWAERQRNGENWYQLPKLSSVHAAVVAVLAGTRVQPGQMHEMLETIREHATLTKSALRTLLESAPTAAVRARLDRLTAVAGKSSVWSEDEEKQKELPKRLGMKPAEGALYRLLIDDDLLWVGQSALRVAARLHDSDSDRTNRLSDGRVHLVKLVGAGEKAPLRMAALRLIGSTLCNAKNPLCDQCPLSSYCAGRESAAGDLVTDALSGTHGRQPVPAQSRE, from the coding sequence GTGCAGGAGTCGCACTATGGCGTACCCCTGGAACGGAGCGACTATCTCAAGCTCCCGCGGCACCGGCACAGCTGCAGGCCCGAGCGGTTCGCAAAGTGGCTCGAAGGGTACGGCAAGGGGCGTCGCCTCGCCGTGGACCTCTTCTCCGGAGCAGGCGGTCTGAGTCTTGGGCTTCAGCGAGCTGGCTGGACCACTGCAGCCGCTGTCGACTTCGACGAGCGTGCCCTTGAGACCCATGCGGCCAACTTCCCCGGCATGAGTCTGCACATGGACCTGGGGAACCCAGCCGAGCGTGACAGGCTCGAGGAGCTGCTGGAGCCGGCGAAGGGGAAGATCGATCTGGTGGCGGGGGGCCCGCCGTGCCAGCCGTTCAGCAGGGCTGGGCGGAGCAAGATCCGCCACCTCGTAGAGCACCATGGCCGCGACCCTCACGACCTCCGTAAAGAGCTGTGGAGCGCGTACCTGGACGTCATAAAGAGGATCAGGCCGCGCGCCGTCCTCATGGAGAACGTCCCGGACATGGGCCTCGGCGACGACTTCTTCGTGGTCCGCGTGATCGAGCAGCAGCTCGAGGAGCTCGGCTACGCAACCCAGGTACGCCTTGTCGACGCATGGCGCTACGGAGTACCCCAGCACCGGAAGCGGCTCATCCTTCTGGCCAGGAACGACATCGAGAGGTTCGAGTGGCAGCAGGAGGTCGCCGAGGACGAACGCACCACCCTGCGCCACGCCATTGGTGACCTCCCTCCCCTCACCGTGGTGCCCACGGAGCGTGTCGGCGAGCGTGAGATGGCCTACGGCACCCCCTCCGAAGATCTGTCCGACTTTGCCAGGGAGATGCGCAAGCGCGCGAAGCGTGAGGTCGTCTTCGACCACATGACTCGGAGGGTCAGGCCGGACGACTGGGTGATCTTCGACAGCATGGACTCCGACACCCTGTACTCGGACATCGACCCGGAGCTCCAGCGGTACAGCGCCGAGCACTTCACCGACAAGTACAAGAAGCTTGACTGGGACGACCTGAGCAGGTCGATCACCGCCCACATCGCCAAGGACGGCTACTGGTACATCCATCCGGACCAGAACCGCACCCTGACCGTTCGGGAGGCGGCACGGGTACAGACCTTCCCGGACCGGTTCAGGTTCGCTGGGACACGTAGTGACGCCTTCCGGCAGATCGGCAACGCGGTGCCACCCCTTCTGGGCAAGGCCGCCGCGGAAGTGCTGTTGCCTGTCGAGGGGTGCCAGGCCGGGGAAGGCGGACTCCAGCCCCGCTGGCGCACGGCCCGCGAGGACCTGACTGCCTGGGCGGAACGGCAGCGCAACGGGGAGAACTGGTACCAGTTGCCCAAGCTGTCGTCAGTGCACGCGGCGGTCGTGGCGGTGCTGGCGGGAACCCGGGTGCAGCCTGGTCAGATGCACGAGATGCTCGAGACGATCCGGGAGCACGCGACTCTGACCAAGTCCGCTCTGCGCACTCTCCTTGAATCAGCCCCCACGGCAGCCGTTCGGGCGCGCCTCGACAGGCTGACCGCCGTGGCCGGCAAGTCAAGTGTCTGGTCCGAGGACGAGGAGAAGCAGAAGGAGCTGCCCAAGCGCCTGGGGATGAAACCAGCCGAGGGCGCGCTCTACCGGCTGCTGATCGATGACGACCTTCTGTGGGTGGGACAGAGTGCGCTGCGCGTCGCTGCCCGGCTGCACGACAGCGACTCTGACCGCACCAACCGGCTCAGTGACGGCCGGGTGCACTTGGTGAAGCTCGTCGGTGCAGGAGAAAAGGCCCCCCTGCGCATGGCTGCGCTACGACTCATCGGAAGCACCCTGTGCAACGCGAAGAATCCTCTCTGTGACCAGTGTCCTCTCAGTAGCTACTGCGCGGGCAGGGAAAGTGCTGCGGGTGACCTGGTCACGGATGCTCTGAGTGGGACGCACGGTCGGCAGCCTGTTCCTGCCCAGTCACGCGAGTAG